Within the Achromobacter spanius genome, the region AACGGCGCGGTCGGCGCGGGCACGAATGCCCGACTGGCTTCGCTGACGATCACCGGCGACGCGCGGTTGGGTGGCGGCGCGATCAGTACCGTGGGCGCACAGGCCTACCAAGGCAATGTCACGCTGGCAGACGACCTGGTGCTCAACACCAACGGCGCGGCCGGCAACAACGTCAGCTTCGGCGGCACCATCGCCAGCACGGACGGCGACGCCAATGGCCTGACCGTCAATGCGGGCCTGGGCAACGTCACGCTGTCGGGCCAGGTCGGCGACAACGCCGACGCCCGCCTGGGCGCGCTGGCCATCAACAGCAGCGGCGCCACCACGCTAGCCAGCGCGGTGTACGTGGCCTCGGTCACCACGAACGCCGGCGGCACGCTGGCGATTGACGGCGGGCTGGTCGATACGACCGGCACGCAGTCCTACGGCGAACTGGCTGTGCTGGGCGCGGACACGGTCCTGAAGGGCAGCAACGTCACGCTGGCGCAAGGCGCGGATTCGGTCGACGAAACCCAAGCCCTGACCATCACCGGCAACGCCGTGATCAACGGCGCGCTGGGCGACAACGCCCGCCTGGCATCCTTGACCATCTCTGGCACGGCCGACCTGAACGGCGGCGGCATCGACACCGTGGGCGCGCAGTCCTACCAAGGCAACGTCACGCTGTCCGATGACCTGGATATACACACCGCCAACAGCAACGTCACGTTCAACGGCACCGTCGCCAGCGCCACCGGCGAGACGAACAACCTGAGCATCGGCGCAGGCAACGGCAACGTCAGCTTCGTGGGCGCCGTAGGCAACGCCACCACGGCTCGCCTGGGCGATGTGGCCATCAACAGCAGCGGCGCCACGACGCTTTCCGGCGCGGTGTACGCGGCTTCGGTCACCACCGATGCGGGCGGCACGCTGGCGATTGATGGCGGCCTGGTCGATACGACGGGCACGCAATCCTACGGCGAACTGGCCGTGCTGGGCGCGGATACGGTACTGAAGGGCAGCACCGTGACGCTGGCGCAAGGCGCGGATTCGGTTGATGAAACCCAAGCCCTGACCATCGACGGCAACGCCGTGGTCAACGGCGCGCTGGGCGACAACGCCCGCCTGGCCTCGTTGAGCATCACCGGTTCGGCCGACCTGAACGGCGGCACGGTCAGTACCGTGGGTGCGCAGGCCTACCAAGGCAATGTCACGCTGTCCGACGACCTCGTGCTCAACACCAACGGCGCGGCCGGCAGCAACGTCAGCTTTGGCGGCGTCATCGCCAGCACGGACGGCGACGGCCACGGCCTGACCGTCAACGCGGGCCTGGGCAACGTCACGCTGTCGGGCAAGGTCGGCGACGATGCCGACGCCCGCCTGGGTGCGCTGGCCATCAACAGCAGCGGCGCCACCACGCTTGACGGCGAGGTGTATGTCGCCTCGGTCACCACCGACGCGGGCGGCACGCTAGCCATCAACGGCGGCCGGGTCGATACGACGGGCACGCAGTCCTACGGCGAACTGGCCGTGCTGGGCGCGGACACGGTACTGAAGGGCAGCACCGTGACGCTGGCGCAAGGCGCGGATTCGGTCGATGAAACCCAAGGCCTGACCATCGACGGCAACGCCGTAGTCAACGGCGCACTGGGTGGCGGCACGGACGCCCGCCTGGCCTCGCTGACCATCACCGGCAACGCGGAACTGGGCGGCGGCACCATCAACACGGTGGGCGCGCAGGCTTACCAAGGCAATGTCACGCTGACCGACGATCTGGACAGCCGCAGCGCCAACGGCGACGTCAGCTTCGGCGGCACGCTGGTCAGCTCGGCCCAAGATGGCCACGGCCTGTCGCTGGATGCCGGCACGGGCAACGTGACCTTCTCGGGCGCGGTCGGCGACGCCGCCGACGGCCGCCTGGGCGACATCAGCATCGCCAGCAGCGGCGCCACCACGTTGGACGGCGCCGTGTACGCGGCATCGATCAGCACCGATGCGGGCGGCACGCTTGCCATCAACGGCGGCCTGGTCGACACGACCGGCACGCAGTCCTACGGCGAACTGGCCGTGCTGGGCGCGGATACCGTGTTGAAGGGCAGCACCGTCAGCCTCTTGGGCGGCGGCGACGGCGAACACGGCCTGACCATCGACGGCGACGCCGTGCTGAAGGGCGCGTTCGGCGCGCAAGACGCGCTGGCCAGCCTGACGATCAACGGCACGTCCAGCCTGGACGGCAGCATCGGCACCACGGGCGAACAGTCGTACAACGGCGCGGTCACGCTGGACGGTGATGTCACGCTGGCCACGCAAGGCGGCAACATTGCGTTCAATGACAAGGTCGCCAGCAGCCAAGACGATGGCCACGGCCTGTCGCTCTCTACCGGCACGGGCGACGTCACCTTCACGGACACCGTCGGCGACGACGCGGGTGGCCGCGTGGGCGACATCCGCATCGCCAGCAACGGCGCCACGACACTGGACGGCGCCGTGTACGCGGCCTCGATCACGTCGGACGCAGGCGGCACGCTGGCCATCAACGGCGGCCTGGTCGATACGACCGGCACGCAGTCCTACGGCGAACTGGCCGTGCTGGGCGCGGATACCGTGTTCAAGGGCAGCACCGTCAGCCTGCTGGGCGGCGCTGACGGCCCGCATGACCTGACGATCGACGGCGACGCCGTGTTGAAGGGCCCGTTCGGCGCCCAAGACGCGCTGGCCAGCCTGACGGTGAACGGCACGTCCACGCTGGGCCAAGGCAGCATCGCCACCACCGGCGACCAGTCGTACAACGGCGCGGTCACGCTGGGTGGCGACCTGACGGTGGCCAGCCGCGACGGCGACATCCGCTTCAATGACGCGCTTGACGGCGCGCACGACCTGGCGGTCTCCGCCGGCCAGGGCAAGGTCGAATTCGCCGGCCCGGTCGGCCAAGGCTCGCGCCTGGGCGACCTGACCATCGCCGCCGCGGGTGACACCGTGCTGGACGGTCCGGTCCGCGCCGCCTCGCTGCAAACCAGCGGCAACGGCGACCTGCTGATCAACGGCGGTTCGGTCAACACCACAGGCGCGCAGCAATATGGCCAGCACGTGATCCTGTCGGGCGTCGACACCACCCTGACCGGCACCAACGTGCAGATCAAGGCGGGCGTGGACGGCACCGAATCGGGCCAGCAAGGCCTGATCATCGCCGGCAACGCCGACATCCAGGGCGACATCGGCGCCACCACGCCGCTGCGCGGCCTGGCGGTCCAAGGCACGACCACGATGGGTCCGGGCAAGGTCGTCACGACCGAAGACCAGGTCTACGCCGGCGCGGTCACGTTGACGGGCGACCGCGAACTGACCAGCAACACCGGTTCGGTCGTGCTGGGCAGCACGCTGGACGGCGGCAATGGCAACAACCTGGCCATCAACGCCGGCCGCGACGTGCTGGTGGCGGGCGACGCCACCGGCCTGGGTTCACTGACCCTGCGCGCCGTGGACACCATCGTGTTCAACGGTGACGTCAGCGCCTACCGCGTGCAGCAGTTGGAAGCCAAGTCCGCCAGCTACAACGGCGCGGTCCGCGCCACGGGTCCCGACGGCATCGACATTTCGGGCGGCACGGTGTCGTTCGGCAAGGACGTCACCGCCGACACGGGTTCCATCCGCATCGCCAACACCGACCCGACCGGCACCACGAGCTTCGCCGCCGGCACCACGGTCCAGGCCGCCACGGGCTTCACCCAGACCGGCGGCGCCGGCCTGACGCTGCCCGCGCAACTGCTGGTGACGCAAGGCCCCATCAACCTGGGCGCGCCCGCCACGCTGCAAGGGGCGACTGCCACCATCAGCACCAACGGCGACATCACCGCCGTCGGTCTGTCCGGCCCGCAGACGTCCTTGACCGTGGCCACCGGCCCGCTGGGCGCGCTGCGCATCGGCCTGAACGACGCCAATATCAGCCACAAACTGGACGTGGCCGAGCTCATCGTTCCCTCCGCCGGCTCGGCCGACGTGTGGGGCACGGTCGGTGGCAAGACGGGCGCCCTGGCGGCCTCTTCCATCAAGAGCTCGCTGGTGGGTTCGCCGTACTACCTGAACGGCGTCACCTGGGGCCCGACGGGCACCATCGACCGCCTGGCCGCCATCACCGCGCCGCAGCCGATCATCCCGACCACGCCTACCGCCGACTCTTTGTTCCGTGGTACGGTCCCGTCTGATGGTTTCGGCCCGGATGCGCTGGGCGCGTACGCCGATCCGCAGGTGCTGCAGGTGGCCACTGCCAGCTTCAACTGGCTGCTGCCTTCCGGCGACAACGCCATGCTGAACGTACCGACCGGCAACAACTCAGTCCTGCAAGCCCCTGGCAGCAGCTCGCAACAACCCGCCGCCGAAGGCAACCCGTCTTCCGACGACGAGCGTCGCGACAACGACGCGCAATCCCGCACTCTTTGATTCGACACCATGACTACGCAGACTTCGCTTCCCCTGTTCTACGAACAACCCCGCCCCCTGGCGGCCGGCGTGCACGCCAACCTGTCGCTGGCCGGCAACACGGGCTTTGCCTATGCGGCCAACACCAACGCGGTGCCGCTGGTGGCCACCGAGCTGCCCACCGCGTGCCGCCATTTCCCCATCGTCTTCACTGACGGTGAGCAGCCCACGCCCGTCGCGGTGCTGGGTGTGCGCGGCCAGGAAAACCTGTTCGTTGATGCCGACGGCCAATGGCGCGCCGGCACCTACATCCCGGCCTACATTCGCCGCTATCCCTTCATCTTCATGGAGAACGAAGACCGCAGCCAATTCACGCTGTGCGTCGACGAGAAGGCCGCATCGGTGGTTGAAGGCCGCGACAATCCGTTCTTCGATGAAGCCGGCGAGCCCACCGACCTGGCCCGCAGCGCCCTGGAATTCTGCCGCGACTACCAGAACCAGCACGCCTACACGATGGAGTTCGCGCAGGCCCTGGCCGCCGCCGACCTGCTGATCGAGAACCGCGCCGACATCACCCTGCCCGACGGCCAACGCCTGGCCATGTCCGGCTTCAAGGTGATCGACGAAGCCAAGTTCAACAAGCTGTCGGACGAAGAATTCCTGCGCTGGCGCGCCAACGGCTGGCTGCCGCTGGTGTACTGCCATCTGCTGTCGATCAACACCTGGCCCGCACTGATCAATCAGGTGCAGCCGGTGGCTGCTGTTGAGGACACGTCCGCCGAGGCGTAATTTGCGACGCGGATGAGCAAGGCCGGCCCTGTTAAGGAGCCGGCCTTTTTGTTTTGTAGCGGGCCCAGCGTTATGCCTGTGCTTATGCCCGTGGGTAAGCCCGTGGGTAAGCCCGTCATTAAGCCCGTGCGGCGTCTTGCCGCTCAATCCGGCGCGCGAACATCGCAAAGCTGGCGCGCACGATGCTGGGCTTGAGCAGAAAGTCGTGCGACTCCGCTGCCAGCGCATCATCCACCGGCTTCACTTCGCCATAGGCAGCAGCCGCCAGCAACTGATTACGCGCGGCGCGCTCGATCAGCACCGACAGATACAAGGTTTCTTCCACCGAGCTGGTCGCCGCCAGAAAGCCATGGTTGGCCAACAGCACACATCGCTTTTCCCCCAAGGCGGCGGAGATGATCACGCCTTCCTGATCGGCAATCGGCAAGCCCGGCCATTCCTTCAGATGCGCACAGTCGTTATGAAACGGCGTGGCGTCCATGTGCGAGACCACCAGCGGGCGGCCGGTCATGGCAAGGGTTGATACATAAGGCGGGTGCGTATGCACGATGCAGCGCACGTCCGGCCGGTTGCGATACACCCAGAAGTGAAAGCGCACGGCGGGGTTGGGCGTGCCTTCTCCTTCCAGCACGTCCATGTTGTCGTTGATGCGGATGACCGTATCAGGCCGGATCTCATCGAACGCCTGGGCCAGCGCCGTCGTGAAAAACGTGCCGTCATCGTTCTTCACCGTGATCTGCCCCGCCAAGGTCTCGGAGTGCCCTTCCCGGGCCAGGATCCGACAGCTTAATGCGATCTTTTCCTGCTCGTTCCAGTTGCCGAAATCCAGCTTGTCAGCCGACCGCTTGAAGAACGCATCGGACTGCAGTTTCTTGTCATCCACACCCATCTCCTAATGCCTCGTGGCACAACACTGCCATTACATCTTGCGGTGGCTTCCAGGCCATTGACCGCAACCGCACAGCGATTGTCCGAGAGTGACACGGCCTAGGGTAAACGGCAGGTGCGTGCGCAATCCGCGTCGATACAATGATTTTGGTTTTGCGGGCACTGGGCTCGCGCTGAAAGTCGGGTCCATCCATATGCAAGTTGCCCAATCGCTTCCGCCTGCTGCCTCCCAGCAGGAACCGGACCTGAACTTCGCCCCCCGTTTTCGTCCCTTCTACGAAGCCGAACTATCCGGCTATCAGGCCCGCTTGAACAAGCTGGTGCTTCCGGGTGATTTCCTTCCGCTGACCCTGCAACCGCGCCTGCATTTGCAGGCTTGCCGGCTGCGCGCGGGCGGCTTGGCCGTGAACCTGGAGTCCACCCCCATGCGGGTCCAGCACCGCGCTGAACACGCGGCCGACGCGATGCGGGCGGAGTTTCTGGCCAGCTTCATCCTCGAAGGGCACGGAACCATCAGCCAGAACGGCGCGAGCCTGCCCGTGGAAACGGGCGACATCATTTTTCGTACGACGGCGCTGCCTTCTGAAGTGCGCATGCTGACGGATTCCCGGCTCGTCGTGATCAAGGGATCGTTGCTGAATCTGCTGGGCATGCATTTGCAGGACATCTCGCAGTTCACCGCCCAACGCGCGGCGTCGACGCTGCCGATGGTGCGCACGGCGCACCACTGCTTGGAGCATGTCTTCTTTGAGCAAGCCGACACGGTCAGCCCCACGTCCAGCATGTTTGCCGAACAGGCGCTGATCTCCTTGCTGGCGGCCATCTACACCAGCCAGGCGCTGGAGCAACTGCCGACCACCGAGCGTGGCCCCATCGAAAGCTGGCAGGCAATCACCAGCTACGTGGACACGCATATCGTCGACAGCGACTTGTCCGTCGCGGCGGTGGCGCGCGCGTTGCGGGCGTCCAGCCGCTGGGTGCATCGTTTGTTCCAGATGCGCGGCATTCAATACGGCCAGTATGTGCGCGAGCGCCGGTTGGAACTGGCCCGCACGGCGCTGGTTGATCCGTGCAAGGCCCATGTGGCGGTCAAGGACATTGCGCTGTCCTGTGGCTTTCAAGATGCCAGCCATTTCAGCCGCTGCTTCCAGCAACGCTTCGGCAGCCCGCCCAACAAATATCGCGCGTTGATGCTTGCGCAGGCGTAGCGGGCTGCCCGAGTGGCGCTCAGTTGAGGCGCCGTGCCGGGGTAGGCTTCATCAAGAATGCCGACGTGCCCGCAATCACGCCCAGCACGGCCAGGTAGCCGCCCACGGGCACGATGCTGTCAAAGCGCGCCACCAGCATGGCCGACACCATCGGCGCCAAACCACCGCCGATTGCCGCCGAGAACTGTACGCCGATCGACAAGCCCGAGTACCGCAGCTCCGGCGGAAACTGCGCCGCATACAGGCTGGATTGCGGAGCAATCATCATCGCGTAGTTCAAGGCCATGGCCACGAACGCCGCCACGCTGTAGGCCAGCAGCGAGCCACTGCCCACGGCCATGAAAATGGGGATAGCCATCACGCCCAGCAACAGCCCGCCCCAGCCGCACACGCGCCGGGCGCCATAGCGGTCGCCCAATATGCCGAACAAGGGAATGGTGAACGTCATCACCGCCGCGCCGTACAGCAGCGCTTGCAACGCGTCGGAGCGGTTGAAGCCCAGCGTGGACACCGCGTACGACACGGAGAAGACCAGGAAGGTGTAGATCAGCGTCACTTCGGCCAGCTTGCAGCCCACACACAGCAACAGCGCCTTGCCATGCTTGCCAAGCAACTCCGCCACCGGCAGCTTGACCTGAGTTTGCTCGGATTTGACGCGGGCAAAATCTGGCGATTCATCGATGCCTCGGCGTATCAATATGCCGACCACGATCAGCACCGCGCTGGCAAGGAACGGCAGGCGCCAGCCCCAGGACAGGAAGTCTTCTTCAGGCAGCCGCGTGACCAAGGAAAACGCGCCCACCGACAGCAAAATCCCCAGCGGGGATCCCACCAAAGGCAGGCTGCCGAAGAAGCCCCGCCAGCGTGGCGGCGCGTGTTCGACGGCCATCAGCATGGCGCCACCCAGCTCGCCGCCAAACGACAAGCCTTGCCCAACACGTAGGGCCACCAACAAGATCGGCGCCCACACGCCAATTTGCTCGTAGGTGGGCAGCAAGCCGATCAGCACCGTACAGATGCCCATCATCAGCAGGCTCAGCGTCAACATGGACTTGCGTCCGATGCGATCCCCGAAGTGCCCGAACAGGATTCCGCCGATAGGGCGGGCCAACATGCCGCTGGCAAAGGCGGCAAACGCGGCCAGGGTGCCGGTCAACGGGTCGAATTGCGGGAAGAACAGCTTGTTGAACACCAGCGCCGCAGCCGTGCCATAGGCTAGAAAATCAAACGCTTCGACGGCCGTACCCACCACGGTCGCCACGGATATTCGAAGCAGGTTCGGCTTTTTTCCAGCCCCCACGTTCATGTCGGGTCGAGAGATCGCTTCCATGTTTTTTCCCCTGTGTGTTGTTCGTTGTGACGTGGCGAACTGCGCTTACGTCACCTGCCCGGGCGCGACGTAACCCGGCAGTTCTTCAATACGACGGCGCCATGCCGATATCGCGGGATAGACGTTCACATCAATCTCGGCCTCTTCGGCCAATGCCAGATAGCCATAGCAGGCGATATCCGCAACGCTGGGTACAGTAGCCAGCCAAGGGCTCGCGCCAAGGCGCTTTTCGATCAAACCCAGCAACCGATCGGTCCGCTGTTGCAGCCCGTTCAAATCAAGCATGGCCTCACTTACGCCCAGGTGATGGGCGGCCTCGGCAAGGCTCACCACCTTGGTCAGGCGCAGCGGCTGCAAGCTGTTGGCAATCTCGTTCGCCGACACCGATATCCACGAGACCATCTGCGCGCTATGAGGCAGCGGCGCCAGCCATTGCGGGGCGTGCTTCTGCGCCAGGTACAGCAGAATGGCGTGGCTGTCCCAAACGGCCAAGCCGTCATCGTCGATCGCCGGAACTTGCCGCCACGCGCTGATGCGTTCAAACGCGTCGGTCTGGTTCTTGCGCGCCAGCACATCGATGAATTCGCGCCGATAGGGCAAATTGATCAGGGACAGAAAGAGGCGCACCTTGTAGCAGTTGCCGGATCGGGGATGGTCGTAGAGCGTGATCATGGGGAGCGGGGCGTGGCGCCTAATCAATAGCCTGCACGGGAAGAATGCGGGGAAGATGCAGGGAATGTTAGGGGCGCCCGCTCGGGCTGAATTGACGGCACGCGCACGGGGATTGACCAGAAGCGACAGGCTGCGGTTCGTGGCCGTATACTTCACCCGCGACCGCAACAACGGCCGCCCGGAATGACAGCCGGCACTAACAACGGCGAACAACTCGCCGCAGCAATGCGGCTTTTTGTTCGTAGGCCTTTGCACGCCTCTATGGGCGGGCCTTGGCTGGGGCACGCTTGCGTGCGCCGGTTTCCGTTGTTACCGGTCTGTCACCCGGCCTTGTGCCCGCCCACCCCGAATGACAGCGGGGCGCGGGCTTCCAAACGACGGAGGCCGCATTGGATAGTCATCCCTACACTCGTGATCGCTGGACCATCATCGACGACCCGGAACACGGCGTCGTCCGGCTGGCTGATATCTACCTTATCGACAGAAGCGTCCAAGCCATCAAAGCCATCGTGCGCATCGTTGGCAACCATTACTCGGATACTGACGCTGCCCCCGCAGGCGCGTTCAACGCATGCACGGCATCCGACCTGATGGGCGGAGCGGAAAGTCTTTGCGACCACATTGCGACGCTAACCGAAGGCATGCTGGATCAGGCAAGGGAATCGAGTCGGCACTGAGCCGCAGCGGGAGCCGTCCGAGCTCACAGGCGGCTCCCACTTCGTATTGACGTGCGGCGGATAAGCCGTGCATCCACGTTTGAAATCCCCCTTTTTGCATCGCACTGTATCCGCCCCCGGGCACCATACATTCCGACACCCAACGCCATCGCACAGCCCCTATAAATCGTTCGCAGCACCCCCAACCCCGCGAACTTTTATGGAGCTTTCACGATGACGAACCCCATCGACCCGCAACGCCGCCGCCTGCTTGCCACCACGTCGACACTGGCGGCCGCCAGTCTGCTAAACCTTGCCGCCAGCGGCAGCGCATTGGCCAAGGCAGCACCCTCATCTTCGAGCACGGCAGGCGCTGGCAGCGCCACGCCATTCAGCGATATCCGCCAGATCCGCGCCGGCACGCTTGATGTGGGCTATGTGGATGTGGGCCCGGCCAACGGCCCCGTCGCCGTCCTGCTGCACGGCTGGCCCTACGATATCCACGCCTTCGCCGACGTGGCGCCCCGCCTTACCGCCGCCGGCTACCGCGTGATCATTCCCTATTTGCGCGGCTCCGGGTCAACGCGCTTTCTGTCTACGGACACGCCTCGCAACGGTCAACAGGCTGCGATTGCCGTCGACATCATTGCGCTGATGGATGCGTTGAAGATCGAACGCGCGGTCATCGCGGGATTCGATTGGGGTGCGCGCACCGCCGACATCATGGCCGCGCTGTGGCCCGAACGCTGCGTAGCGCTGGTCTCCGTCAGCGGCTATCTGATCGGCAGCCAGGAGGGCAACCGCAAGCCGCTGCCGCCGCAGGCGGAATTTCAGTGGTGGTATCAGTTCTACTTCGCCACCGAGCGCGGCGCGGCGGGCTACGCCGCCAACCGCGACGGCTTCAACAAGCTGATCTGGCAACTCGCGTCGCCTCAGTGGAAGTTCGACGACGCCACCTTTCAGCGGTCGGCGCAATCGTTCGACAATCCGGATCACGTAGCGATCGTCATCCACAACTACCGCTGGCGCCTGGCGCTGGCAGAAGGCGAAGCGCAGTACGACGACCTGGAAAAGCGCCTGGCAACGATGCCGAAGATCAGCGTACCGACGATCACGCTGGAAGGCGATGCCAACGGCGCCCCGCATCCGCCCCCCGCTGCCTACGCCAAGCAGTTCACCGGCAAATACGAGCACCGCACCATCACCGGCGGCATCGGCCACAACCTGCCGCAAGAGGCGCCGCAGGCATTTGCGGAGGCCGTGCTTCAGGTGGCGGGACGCTGATGTGACGGGCGCCGGGCCGTTTCTTGGCCCGGCGTTGATCACCCGTCCCACGTGCAGGTTGTATGGGGATTGGTTCGCGGTGCGGTGAACACAGCCATCAACGCTTTTTGCCTTTATCATGGCAAAAAAATAGAGCCGCCCCCCCCCGCGCGCCATCCAGGAGACTCCCGCTTGTCCGCAGGCACACTCACGCCCTCCCCGGCACCGTTTCCCACCTTTGAAACCTCCGATTTCTCGGGCGAGGGGTCGTTCTATTTCGATCTTGTTCGCCTGCAGGACCGTGACGATATTCCGCGCGGTTTCCTGCACCGGCACAACTACTACCATCTGCTCTGGATGAGCGAGGCCAGCGGCACCCACATGCTGGACTTCGAGAAGCACGAGGTGCGCGACCACTCGGTGTTCTTCCTGTCGCCCGGCCAGATCCACGCCTGGACGTCTTCCGTGAAGCCGCGCGGCTACGTGCTGAACATCAGCACGGACTTCTTCGCGCACATGTTTCCGCGCGCGGACGACATCGCCAAGTTTCCCTTCTTCCATTTGGCAGGCGGCTCGCCCGCCATTTATCTGTCGCGCGAGCAGCACGACGGCATGCTGCCGCTGCTGAACGAGATCGAACGCGAAACGCGGGACCGCCAGACCGGGCGCTTCGACGTGGTGCGCTCCTATCTGCTGATCCTGCTGACGCAGTTGCGCCGCCTTTACCCGCCCGACGAACGCGAGACCGCCGCCGGCCCCAGCTATTCGCTGACGAAGCGCTTCACCATGCTGATCGAGGAACACTATCTGGAATTCAGCGCCATCCGCCAATACGCCGACGCGCTATGCGTCAGCGAACGTCAGCTTAACGAGGCCGTCAAGCGCAGCGTGGGGCGCACGGCCAGCCAACTGGTGCAAGAGCGCATTGCGCTTGAGGCCAAGCGCCTGCTCAGCAACACGGGCTTGAGCATCAACGAAATCGCGTTCCAGCTTAACTTCGAAGACCCCTCCTACTTCGCCCGCTTCTTCAAGAAGCACACCGGCAGCACCGCCGGTGATTTCCGCAAGAAGTACGACCGCCCCATCGGCTGACGGCCGCGCCGGACGGATCCGCGAAAAAGTGCAAGACAAGCTCTGATCTGTCCTAACGCGCCCGGCGCCGGGCTGCGTACAGTTCATCCAGACCCAACCCGCCGCCTAGCGGCCTGATTGAAACTGCGATGAACGACACCCCAACATTGATGACGGGCGGCCA harbors:
- a CDS encoding helix-turn-helix domain-containing protein yields the protein MSAGTLTPSPAPFPTFETSDFSGEGSFYFDLVRLQDRDDIPRGFLHRHNYYHLLWMSEASGTHMLDFEKHEVRDHSVFFLSPGQIHAWTSSVKPRGYVLNISTDFFAHMFPRADDIAKFPFFHLAGGSPAIYLSREQHDGMLPLLNEIERETRDRQTGRFDVVRSYLLILLTQLRRLYPPDERETAAGPSYSLTKRFTMLIEEHYLEFSAIRQYADALCVSERQLNEAVKRSVGRTASQLVQERIALEAKRLLSNTGLSINEIAFQLNFEDPSYFARFFKKHTGSTAGDFRKKYDRPIG
- a CDS encoding glutathione S-transferase family protein; the protein is MITLYDHPRSGNCYKVRLFLSLINLPYRREFIDVLARKNQTDAFERISAWRQVPAIDDDGLAVWDSHAILLYLAQKHAPQWLAPLPHSAQMVSWISVSANEIANSLQPLRLTKVVSLAEAAHHLGVSEAMLDLNGLQQRTDRLLGLIEKRLGASPWLATVPSVADIACYGYLALAEEAEIDVNVYPAISAWRRRIEELPGYVAPGQVT
- a CDS encoding SapC family protein is translated as MTTQTSLPLFYEQPRPLAAGVHANLSLAGNTGFAYAANTNAVPLVATELPTACRHFPIVFTDGEQPTPVAVLGVRGQENLFVDADGQWRAGTYIPAYIRRYPFIFMENEDRSQFTLCVDEKAASVVEGRDNPFFDEAGEPTDLARSALEFCRDYQNQHAYTMEFAQALAAADLLIENRADITLPDGQRLAMSGFKVIDEAKFNKLSDEEFLRWRANGWLPLVYCHLLSINTWPALINQVQPVAAVEDTSAEA
- a CDS encoding alpha/beta fold hydrolase, producing MTNPIDPQRRRLLATTSTLAAASLLNLAASGSALAKAAPSSSSTAGAGSATPFSDIRQIRAGTLDVGYVDVGPANGPVAVLLHGWPYDIHAFADVAPRLTAAGYRVIIPYLRGSGSTRFLSTDTPRNGQQAAIAVDIIALMDALKIERAVIAGFDWGARTADIMAALWPERCVALVSVSGYLIGSQEGNRKPLPPQAEFQWWYQFYFATERGAAGYAANRDGFNKLIWQLASPQWKFDDATFQRSAQSFDNPDHVAIVIHNYRWRLALAEGEAQYDDLEKRLATMPKISVPTITLEGDANGAPHPPPAAYAKQFTGKYEHRTITGGIGHNLPQEAPQAFAEAVLQVAGR
- a CDS encoding helix-turn-helix domain-containing protein; this translates as MQVAQSLPPAASQQEPDLNFAPRFRPFYEAELSGYQARLNKLVLPGDFLPLTLQPRLHLQACRLRAGGLAVNLESTPMRVQHRAEHAADAMRAEFLASFILEGHGTISQNGASLPVETGDIIFRTTALPSEVRMLTDSRLVVIKGSLLNLLGMHLQDISQFTAQRAASTLPMVRTAHHCLEHVFFEQADTVSPTSSMFAEQALISLLAAIYTSQALEQLPTTERGPIESWQAITSYVDTHIVDSDLSVAAVARALRASSRWVHRLFQMRGIQYGQYVRERRLELARTALVDPCKAHVAVKDIALSCGFQDASHFSRCFQQRFGSPPNKYRALMLAQA
- a CDS encoding aldolase; translation: MGVDDKKLQSDAFFKRSADKLDFGNWNEQEKIALSCRILAREGHSETLAGQITVKNDDGTFFTTALAQAFDEIRPDTVIRINDNMDVLEGEGTPNPAVRFHFWVYRNRPDVRCIVHTHPPYVSTLAMTGRPLVVSHMDATPFHNDCAHLKEWPGLPIADQEGVIISAALGEKRCVLLANHGFLAATSSVEETLYLSVLIERAARNQLLAAAAYGEVKPVDDALAAESHDFLLKPSIVRASFAMFARRIERQDAARA
- a CDS encoding MFS transporter, with product MEAISRPDMNVGAGKKPNLLRISVATVVGTAVEAFDFLAYGTAAALVFNKLFFPQFDPLTGTLAAFAAFASGMLARPIGGILFGHFGDRIGRKSMLTLSLLMMGICTVLIGLLPTYEQIGVWAPILLVALRVGQGLSFGGELGGAMLMAVEHAPPRWRGFFGSLPLVGSPLGILLSVGAFSLVTRLPEEDFLSWGWRLPFLASAVLIVVGILIRRGIDESPDFARVKSEQTQVKLPVAELLGKHGKALLLCVGCKLAEVTLIYTFLVFSVSYAVSTLGFNRSDALQALLYGAAVMTFTIPLFGILGDRYGARRVCGWGGLLLGVMAIPIFMAVGSGSLLAYSVAAFVAMALNYAMMIAPQSSLYAAQFPPELRYSGLSIGVQFSAAIGGGLAPMVSAMLVARFDSIVPVGGYLAVLGVIAGTSAFLMKPTPARRLN